The Zymobacter palmae DNA window TTCAACAAGCCCCGCCTTCACTGCCCGCACTGCGGTGAGTTCATGATGGTGCGCAGCAGTCAGGAAGTCATGCCGACGCTGCGCAAGGGGCTGGTCGACTGTATGAACAATGAATGCAATTTCCGTGGTCAGTTCTGGTTTGAGATTGCATCCACGGTCGCGCCCAGTGACATGCCTAACCCAGACGTTCACCTCGAACCGACGCCATTCCTGCAAAAGCGAATGGCCAAGCAATATGAACAGGAGCATCAGATCGACATGTTCCAGTCTGCTAACGACGCTAATCACAGCTAACCCCTAACGTTCCCCGAAAGCGCTTTTTATGCCCGTTCAATGGGTAGGGGATTTCTGCGCTTTCGATAAGCCCAGAAGGAGCATTTTTGATGAATACGACCGCACTTAACGCAACACAGGTACAGCGCTTTTCGATGCCCGCCAACCTGATGGCCTCCGGCGTCAACCTGTTTGAAGTCGCCTGCGACTACCTGATCAAGCAGAGCCGTCGCATTGGTCGCCAAGCGCTGCTGGCACGCTGCGTCGGCCATCTCGAAGTGTCAGGAGCATCTCGCGAAGAAGCGGCCATCGCGGCATCACAAGCCTTTGCCCATCTAGCCGCGTTCAACAGCCGCAACCGCATCGATGTCGATGCCAGCACCTCCAGCATGGTGATGGTGCGCATGGACGGCTGCAGCGAACTGCTTGCCCTGACCGTCGATGACATCGTTGGCATGTGGAAGGCACAGAACGGCATCAGCGTAAAACACGTCGCGATATGAAGCGCTGGGAATGGGTGGTATGGGGCACGCTGATCGGGCTGACAGCGACCGTGTTATTCGGATGGAGAGTGTAAGGCAGATGAAAAGACAACGACACACAGGGCGTTCTATCAAGCTTCACGTTAAGCGCCTAGGGCAACAGGTTGAGCGTTTGGAAGGAAGCGTAGAGCGCATCGAGCAAGCGTTAAATGCGGATCGGGATGCGCTTGTCAGGGCGCGCAACGTTATCGAAATAGCGATGGCGCACGATGCGGGGCTGGCAAGAAGCCTGCGGGAATTGAGCCGCAGCCTAGATCAACGGCTTGGGCTTATCTCGGCAGAGATCCATGAGGGCGGCCGCAAGGATCGCCGAATGGCATTCTGGGCATGGGTAGCGCTGGGGGTCTGGGGGGTCGCTATGCCAGTGATGGAGGCGGTGCTGAGATGATCTTCTTTGCAGGAATGGTGCTAGGCATGACAGGTGGCGTCATCGTCACGGTAGGAACAATCGCATTCATGATGGGGGCAACGAAATGAACAGCGCAGCAGAACTACAAGCATCAATGGAAGCTTTTCGTCGTACGCGGGCGTCGTATGCCGCGCAGGAGCAGCGCGTCTTTGAGCAGCTCTATCCCGTCGGTGCGCTGGTTGAGTTTCTCGACGGCGCGCGCTGGAGCGGCCCTGCTGTTGTCGTCAAAAACCGCGTGGGGTGCGGTCATATCACGGCTGCACATACGCCTGCCGCCATCATCAATATTGTCGGTAGCGGTGAAGAAATCACCGTTAATCATCCCGAATACATTCGTCTCGCAGGAGATCCGCGGTAATGACGAAAGCGGCATCGCGTGAGATCAATCATGCACGCGCAGGGTTTTTAGCCCTGCGCGATGAGCTGCAGGCACGTCATGCCGACTTGGATCTGGCAGAGGTGTGGGACGGCATGAAGCGCAGCGAGCGCAAGGCCGTCCTGCTCTCCGCCACGATCATCAAGCCGGACAGTGGCAGTAAAAAACCAGACGACAGCAGCAATCACCGCGCTGAGTTGCTCACTACGCCTTTGCGACAAATGTCTGTCGAGGATCGTGTCGCTATTCGCCATGCCATTCATCGCATGAGTGCTTTTGCCAGCGGTTTGAAAGACCGCTGCCACAAGCATTCGGCATCCCGTCCCGTCGAGCTGGCCGCATTGGCCCGTACTGCGCTCGACAAAGGGGATATGACCGCTGCCCGTCACTTCATCAGCCTGATCGAGACCGCATCATGAGCAAGAAGCCCCGCGTCAGCGCTATCCAGCTAAGCCAGAGCTACGGCGCACGCGATTGTCCTGTGTGGCGTCAGCAGTTCTTCGACCTCTTTCCTTCGGTCGCGGAAGATCTGGCCGCAGGCTTTGTCAGTGTTGCCCGTATCGAGGGCAACGCAGCAGGCAACCGCTGGCTGCGCGCTATCGCGGAATCGCTCAAGGCTGGGCCGTGGAACGTCACGCATGATGATGAGGCGCTGGTCGACTATGCCAAGGCGCAGGCGCTGGCCATCGAGAGGGCTACAGCGCGCGCGTATACGAACGACAAGTTCCGCGTGTACGTCTTCCGTCCGGTCGATCGCCTGCTGGTATGGCCAGTGGCTAGTCGTGCAGAAGCCTACCGGTTCATGGCGCGCGCAAGTGCTGTCGAAGAACGTGGCGGCATGTGGACAGCCATCCAAGTGGGTGAGCTGTGCTGTCGTGCCCATGAAATAGACCCGCCCGCTGAAAGCTTCTTCTCACTCAAGGGGCGCGTGCTGCGTATGAGCAGTGCCAAGTGGTGGCGTCGCAAGCTGCGTGTGCTTTCTGCACGTCGCTTAGAACAGTTCATGCGTGAAGTGGGCCGCGTGCATAAGCGCGCCGGTATCTACTGTTCTGATCTCAACGTGAAGCGCCGCAGCAAGCAGCACCGCCGTAACCGCGACATGCTGATGTCGCAAGAAGCGGTCAACCAGCACGACCAGTGCATGACATTGGCCGAGCTGTCCGATCGCTCGGTGGCCAACCCCGATATCCGTCGCGCCGAACTGATGCTGCGTATCCGTGACACCGAGAAGGAAGCACTGCGCGCCGGCGATGTGGGCATTTTCTACACCATCACCTGCCCCTCTAAGTTTCACCCCGTGCATTCCGGCACCTGCAAGCGCAACCCTAAATACAACGGGGCTACCCCGCGCGATGCGCAAGACTATCTGACCCAGCTGTGGGCACGCATTCGTGCCCGCTTTAAGGCCAAGAAAATTCAGGTTTACGGAGTGCGCGTGGCTGAGCCGCATCACGACGGCACCCCGCATTGGCACTTGCTGCTGTGGATGAAGCCCGAAGAAAGGGAGCTGGTCACAAGCATCATGCGCCGCTATGCGCTGGCTGAAGATGGCGACGAACATGGCGCACAGCGTTACCGCTTCGATCATGAAGTGATGAACCCGCACAAGGGCGGTGCCATCAGCTATATCGCCAAATACATCAGCAAGAACATCAATGGCCAGCAGTTTGCCGAGTTCGATCAGTATGGCAAGCCGCTGGAAAGCAGTGCCCCGCGCATCGAAGCATGGGCAGGGGTCTGGGGCATTCGTCAGTTTCAGTTCGTCGGCCTGCCGTCGGTCACTGTATGGCGTGAAATGCGCCGTATCACCAGCGACAAGCAGACCCTGCTGCGCGAATGGGAAGAGACCTTTGGTTACGCCAGCTCGGTTATCGAACTGATGGCCGCGATGCGTGACGCCTGTGATAACAGCGAGTGGGATCGCTACATCAGCCTGATGGGTGGGCCTTGCACACCGCTTAAAGATCAGCCCGTCCGCCCGTGGGTCGAGGTGCGCCTTGATGAGCGTTCACCGGACTACATCGCCCACAACGGTTACGGCGAGACGTGCGAAGTGCGCTATGGGGTGCTGGTGAAAGGTAGCCAGTACATGACGCGCTTCTACAAGTGGACAGTGCGCCCAGCCTCGAAGCGCCGAGGGTTTGAAGACAGCGACGCGACAGCGTCGCCTTGGACTCGTGTGAATAACTGTACCCCCCTCGGCAAAGGCGAATACGTAGGGCCGCCAGCGGTCGACGAATTCCTGAGCACGCACGCTCGTCTACTCGAAACCGACCACACATTCCCGTCGCTGCCGCCGGATAAGCAAATTTCGACGGTCACCGACTACCTGAACCGAAAAATCAGGATGAACACGATCCTAGCACCGCAACCCAAGCCTGAATCCGAGCGCGTGGCCACCGAAAAACGGTACCGCCGATGGGCGGCATCAGCGGAAATGCAGGCAGAGGCAGAGGATGAGCAAGAAATGATACGTCTGATACGCATCATGGCCTGCCGACGCAATGACCCTATGCCGGATCCCGCAAATGGCGCATGGATGCCACGCCATCCTATGACGCATGAGCCTGTTTTCTATACGGCAAACCCTAAAAACCTACTCAAGAAAACATGGAAGCCAGCGCTTCCTCACTGAATGCATAAGGCAGAAAAATGGCTGACAACATAGACGCGGCACAGGCGCACGCCGAGCGCATGACCGCACAGGCGATCACTCACCATATGGCCGCCCAGCAGCATCAGACGATGACCGTAGGAACAGCCGAGTGCATGGACTGCGGCGAAGCGATACCGGCTAGCCGCCGCGCCGCCCTGCCCTACGCCACTCGCTGCATCGACTGCCAAACCATCGTTGAACGCCGAGGCCAGCATGGTCGCAAGGGGTAAGCGCTGGGCCAATGTCGCGGGCATCCTATGTGCCGATCCGGCCTTTAGGCTCTATCTCGATCAGCGTGCACGGGCCAAGTTCGGACAGGATGTGCCTGATGGTACCCATACCGAAACCGATGCCGCCGACTGGATCCGCAAAGCCTGCGAGGTGGCCAGTAGAAAAGACATCGACGGCAATCCCAGCGCCGTCAGGGTGTTAACGGGCATCCGTTCAAGGTTTGATTTTTGGAAGAAGAAACAGGGGGAAGCATGAAAAACAGCAGCATCGTGACATGTGACGAACTGAGAGTAATCACGGGCTATAGCCGTCCTGCAGACATATCGCGAACACTCCGCAGCCAAGGGATTAGGGTGTTCATGGGAAAAAATGGCCCGTGGACGACCCTTGATCTAATCAACAGTGCGGGCGGCATGCACGCCGCTGCCAACAATGAAGCATACAGCCCGACCATCCTATGAAGACCGGCACACGCGGCAAGCCGCGCAAACATAATCCGAGCATTCCGAAGCACATTGACCAACGGAAATTGCCGACGGGCGTCTACTTTGATGCCCGTGGTCGCGGGCGATGGTACGTGGTCTACCGCAATGAAGCGGGAGTGCAGAAATCGCAAACCATTGCCGACCGAACCGCAACCTTGTCCGAGCTGCACCGCATCATGGAACTACGCGCAGGGATTGACCGCTATACGCTTCGATACCTGTGTGACCAATTTCATATGTCGGCGAAATTCTGTTCGCTCATGCCGAAAACACGCGAGGGGTACGAGTACTGCAGGGGGATCGTACTGGAAATGCCAACGCAAACAGGGATGGTCTTAGGCGACTTGTCGACAGAGCGTTTCTCACAGCCACTGATTCAGCGTGTTGTCGACAAAATTGCCGATGAAGGTACCCCGACGAAAGCAAACAGCGTGCTGCGGTATCTGCGACGACTGTTCCGATGGGGAATGAACCGAGGGCATTGCAAAAGCAACCCTGCAGTGGGAGTCGAGGCAGCCCTTGAGCGCAAGCAAAGGAGACTGCCCTCCACAGAGGTGATGGAGAGAGTCATAGCGCATGCAAGATTAAAGGGTAGCGACCAGCCAAAGCGAGGTAATGCGGGATCATGTCCAGAGTATCTGTGGATTGTGATGGAGCTGGCCTATTTGTGCCGCCTACGTGGCATTGAGGTCATCACTCTGACGGATGCACACGGCCTCGCAGAAGGAATTATGACCAACCGCCGCAAAGGCTCGCGGGACAACATTGTCCGCTGGACGCCGCGCTTGCGGGCCGTGTGGGTAGCGGCCCAGCAACGCCGTGCGCGCATATGGTCAGACGCTGGGCGTAACTTGCCAAGGCTGGCAGAAAACCGTGCCCTGATCGTTGCCAGAGATGGAGAAGCGTTGAAAAAAAGCGGACTGGACACCGCGTGGCAGCGCTTCATGAAGCGAATGATTGAGGATGGAGTGCTCGACTCATCTGAACGTTTCGGTCTGCACGACCTAAAGCGAAAAGGCATTACTGACACGCTGGGAACACGTCATGAAAAGCAGGAAGCATCGGGACATCGGTCGAGCGGGATGATGGATGTGTACGACCTAAGCGTGCCCGTCGTGGCTACGCCTGGAGCTGCAAAATGACGGGGAATATTACGGAAAATAGTTATGTAGAAGGTGCTAAAACGAAGAAACCGCCCCGTGGGGCGGTTCTGAAATCCCTGATAAATCAAGGACTTAAATATGGTGCCGGCACCAAGAGTCGAACTCGGGACCTACTGATTACAAGTCAGTTGCTCTACCAACTGAGCTATGCCGGCAAATATATCACGACGGTGATATGGCTGGGGTACCAGGATTCGAACCTGGGAATGCCGATACCAAAAACCGGTGCCTTACCACTTGGCGATACCCCAGCAATTGAGGTTGGGGTGGTGGCCAGAGACGGAATCGAACCGCCGACACGGGGATTTTCAATCCCCTGCTCTACCAACTGAGCTATCTGGCCCTTGCCAGCCAACGCCGTGCATTAAACCGAAAAACGGACTCGGCGTCAAGCAAGTTGATGAAAAAAACAGAATATACCTACGAGCCCCTGATGCAACAGCTCTTTTGTAACGGCCACATGCGGTCTACCACCGCACGCCATTATTGCGCAGCGTCAGTCGGGACGTAGCCTTCAGCCAGATCCGTTGGCTTGTTGTCGAAGAAAGCCTCCATCTGTTCAAGCAGATAGCGACGGTTCTCGGCTTTGATCAGGCTCAGGTGCTTTTCATTGATCAGGCGGGTCTGAAGCTGCTGCCATTCCTGCCAGGCCTGCTGAGAAACGGTATCAAAAATTTCCTGACCACGAGCACCGGGCAACGGTGGCGTTACCAGACCGGGCAGTTCCTGTTGATACTTGCGGCAGAATACAGTGCGCGTCATGGCGTCAATTCCTGTTGAATGAACAAAAGAAGGATGAGCCACCCTCGCTATATGCGCGAGCAGCCCTTATAGGAAAGATAGAAGGTATCAGCCCGCGGCATCCAGATGCGCGGCCAGCTGGCCCAGCAGCGTCTTGACGGGGGCCGCCAGCCCGATGCCGTCAAGCGTGGCCGGCGAACGCCAGCACGTGGGGCGAGAGAAGGCCTCGGCGGGCAGTGCGTGAGAGCACTCTATAAGCACTGGTGTCATCTCTAGCCGGAAATGGCTGAAGATATGTGTAAACGGTGTCCAGTATTCAATGCTGTCTCCAATGCCCCACCTTTCACACCA harbors:
- a CDS encoding TraR/DksA family transcriptional regulator; the encoded protein is MADNIDAAQAHAERMTAQAITHHMAAQQHQTMTVGTAECMDCGEAIPASRRAALPYATRCIDCQTIVERRGQHGRKG
- a CDS encoding site-specific integrase — encoded protein: MKTGTRGKPRKHNPSIPKHIDQRKLPTGVYFDARGRGRWYVVYRNEAGVQKSQTIADRTATLSELHRIMELRAGIDRYTLRYLCDQFHMSAKFCSLMPKTREGYEYCRGIVLEMPTQTGMVLGDLSTERFSQPLIQRVVDKIADEGTPTKANSVLRYLRRLFRWGMNRGHCKSNPAVGVEAALERKQRRLPSTEVMERVIAHARLKGSDQPKRGNAGSCPEYLWIVMELAYLCRLRGIEVITLTDAHGLAEGIMTNRRKGSRDNIVRWTPRLRAVWVAAQQRRARIWSDAGRNLPRLAENRALIVARDGEALKKSGLDTAWQRFMKRMIEDGVLDSSERFGLHDLKRKGITDTLGTRHEKQEASGHRSSGMMDVYDLSVPVVATPGAAK
- a CDS encoding oxidative damage protection protein, coding for MTRTVFCRKYQQELPGLVTPPLPGARGQEIFDTVSQQAWQEWQQLQTRLINEKHLSLIKAENRRYLLEQMEAFFDNKPTDLAEGYVPTDAAQ
- a CDS encoding ogr/Delta-like zinc finger family protein; its protein translation is MSKKRFNKPRLHCPHCGEFMMVRSSQEVMPTLRKGLVDCMNNECNFRGQFWFEIASTVAPSDMPNPDVHLEPTPFLQKRMAKQYEQEHQIDMFQSANDANHS
- a CDS encoding replication endonuclease, whose translation is MSKKPRVSAIQLSQSYGARDCPVWRQQFFDLFPSVAEDLAAGFVSVARIEGNAAGNRWLRAIAESLKAGPWNVTHDDEALVDYAKAQALAIERATARAYTNDKFRVYVFRPVDRLLVWPVASRAEAYRFMARASAVEERGGMWTAIQVGELCCRAHEIDPPAESFFSLKGRVLRMSSAKWWRRKLRVLSARRLEQFMREVGRVHKRAGIYCSDLNVKRRSKQHRRNRDMLMSQEAVNQHDQCMTLAELSDRSVANPDIRRAELMLRIRDTEKEALRAGDVGIFYTITCPSKFHPVHSGTCKRNPKYNGATPRDAQDYLTQLWARIRARFKAKKIQVYGVRVAEPHHDGTPHWHLLLWMKPEERELVTSIMRRYALAEDGDEHGAQRYRFDHEVMNPHKGGAISYIAKYISKNINGQQFAEFDQYGKPLESSAPRIEAWAGVWGIRQFQFVGLPSVTVWREMRRITSDKQTLLREWEETFGYASSVIELMAAMRDACDNSEWDRYISLMGGPCTPLKDQPVRPWVEVRLDERSPDYIAHNGYGETCEVRYGVLVKGSQYMTRFYKWTVRPASKRRGFEDSDATASPWTRVNNCTPLGKGEYVGPPAVDEFLSTHARLLETDHTFPSLPPDKQISTVTDYLNRKIRMNTILAPQPKPESERVATEKRYRRWAASAEMQAEAEDEQEMIRLIRIMACRRNDPMPDPANGAWMPRHPMTHEPVFYTANPKNLLKKTWKPALPH